The sequence below is a genomic window from Lolium perenne isolate Kyuss_39 chromosome 7, Kyuss_2.0, whole genome shotgun sequence.
GACCGAtctgtaatttttattacttttaagCATTTGTGTCTACTTTTGAAGATATTCAACGGATTGATCGAActtcagaaaataaaataaaataaagataataaACTTGATCAGCAAGCAAATCGAGAACCCATCATGCTTGCACCGCATACTTACAAGTGGTTTGCACACCAAGCCGTTGTTATCTGTCAGAATCGATGACCTTTTAAGAAAGTCAGCCCTTTGACCACCTTAGCACGCCCTAGAAATTCGTAGGTCAAAATTTTGGGCTTGTGGCGGCTTGTATGCATAGCATTGAACATAGTTcaaactactactactactgtaaTTACAGCTTTGCACGTGCATAAATCATGACGTGTGAGGTGTCGCGATTGGCTTTTCAGCATAACTAAAAGTGCTGCAAATTACTAATTTTGCCTAAATCACAGTTATTCCTACACTAATTTGTGTACCTTTTTGTTACAAACGCAGCCCATGGCCCATGCCGGAATGCGGTACAGATAGGCAGACACACGCGGGCCACAGACATCCATTCCACGGAACATCCTCTCATTCCCTAACCTAATCTAACCTCTCCACACCTGGAAAGTACGCCTTTCCtcccataaaaaataaaaaaatattcgCAGCATGACCAAATCACCAAGCCAAACCCAAAACAAATACCGACAGCGAGGAAAGGCAagcgaaaaaaaaaaaaatcctcccTCCTCCTACCACAACGCGCGAGCGCACAGAGGGAAAAAAATGGAGGCATgagcgcgtcctcctcctccgcccacaTCCCCACCCCCATCTCCTCCGCCGCCGATCCCGCCGGACGCCccgcggcctcgccggcgagACACTGGTTCTGAGCCTGCCGCGGCGGAGCGGAGCGGCGCGCAGCGACGATGCCGTCGCACTCGGATCTGGACCGGCAGATCTCGCAGCTGCGGGACTGCAAGTACCTGCCGGACGCCGAGGTCAAGGCGCTCTGCGACCAGGCCAAGGCCATCCTCATGGAGGAGTGGAACGTGCAGCCCGTGCGCTGCCCCGTCACCGTCTGCGGCGACATCCACGGCCAGTTCTACGACCTCATCGAGCTATTCCGCATCGGGGGCGACACGCCCGACACTAACTACCTCTTCATGGGAGACTACGTCGGTACGTTCGTCCCCTTGCTTCTCTCGCTCAGCCAGGCCGTTCGATCTGGTTGGGGATTCGGTAGATCATGCCCCGTTCCGGAGATTTGAGCTGCCGGATAATTTTATAGGTTGATTATGCTCGTCAGGCCCGCGCTCtttcttatttatttatttatggctGCTCGTTCCTTATAATATTGGTTGGATTGTTCCGTGATGATGTTAGGTTCTCTCCCGTTGATTAAATGCTCATTTACTGTGTTGGATTGGATACGTTGTTGATCCAGTCGGAATTTATTGCAAGCATGGCTTCCTCTCAAGCATATACCCGAGCCTATATATGGTCCTTCTCCTCATGGGCACCAACGGACATCCTTGAAGCCTCTAAGTTCTTTCCCTCCTGTAGCAACCGCGCGTTTATAGAATTGCTGTGATGGTCTTGGTTGCCCCTTTCAACAAGTTCAAGGCTGCCCGGGAAAATCGAGCTTTGAATTCGGACGGCCTGGCGTATCTTTGTTCTCTGCCTATGAACCGACAAATCGGGGCCTTTCTTCGTCGTTATCCGTATCCTGCTACCGTATTGGTTCGCTTCATGTAAAGCGTTCACGTAACTAATCTGTATTACGGCACCTGCTCATGGGTGGCTACGTCGGTGCTTTCCCAACGCACCCGCCCCTTTGCTCCCCAAGAGGATTCGGTGAGCTCGTTTAATAATCAGATCAATAATGGAGCGTATTGAGGCTGCGGCTGCAAATTCGCTACGTGATTCGTTTACGAGATAATTAGCTGCTCATCATGTCCGTTTTCTTATTTTAGTGTTGCTTGAATTTGTTCCATGCTGTTAGGTTTTCTTCTGTTGATTGAATGATTACGTGCTGTTTTGGATTGGATATGTCAACCTAGCCAGAATTTATTGTAATCATGACTTTCTCTTTAGCGTACAGCCCATTTTGTCATGGGCATAAATGGATATCGTTGAAGCCTCGGAGTGATTTTCTCCTTTCCACTAACAGTGCGTTATTGTAGTTATGGTCTTGGTTGCCTCCTTTAACAAGTTGAAGGCTGCCCGGGAAATTTAAACTTATAATTTAGATGTCTTGCATAGCTTTGTTCTCTACTTATGAACCGACTAATAGGGACATTTCTGTGTCGTTATGCTACAATATTGGTTGGCTGCATATAAAGCATCTACACAACTGATCTCAGCATGCTTCCGTCTACCATGGTTCTCAACGTGTCCCTTAAGTGCCACTTCAGCGCCTAAGCGCCCCAAGATGGTAAGGTGTTTCCCCTCGCCTTAGTCATCTAGCAATGGCGGTCGGAGAATTTTCTACCGCTGCCCTGGGTGCTGCTCTTGGGTGTGATAAGCTACGATCCGTCTCCTCCCTGCATTCCCAGGAGAGCGTCCCGCGGTGACCCTGCTGTGGTAAGGGAGGCATGAGGGGTTATAAGGGAGAAGGTAGGGTCGTGTGATGATTGCTCTTGCTGTGAGGAAGGAGGTAATGGGTGTGGTGGCTGTGGTGAGGGAGATTGGAGTGGTTGTGGGAATTAGGTCGAAAGAGTAGATGGGCTATTAAATGCGCTTTTGGTCGATGGGGGTGTTAGGTAATGTTCGAATAGCGGAATAGGTGACCCATCTCATGTTTTCCTTCTCTCTTGTAATTGTTTGCTGATTGCTCTGTTCCAGGATTCCTAAGGCATGGTCTTGCCCTGCTTTACTGCTTTGTTCTAAGCGACTGAAATAGTTAGTGCAGGTTTTCGGTGACATACCACCTTCAAAATCATGGCGTCTACAGCGCATGCTTgtgatgtactccctccgttccacaaTTCTTGTCGATACTACGAcaagaattatggaatggagggagtattaagTTTGTGTGCACTGTAGGCCCGCAGCACAACCATGAGTCAAAAAAATAAGACACCACTTAGCGAACCCTTTACTTAGAAGTTTTCGCTTACTAAACTTTTGACAGAAATTCTATAATATCTATTAAGTTATTGAGTGAGCTGAGCTTTTATTTCTGTCAATAATTCAATTAATTTATGTTTATATGGATTGTGTTTGTTTGGCTCTGAGTTACAAATGGATTGACTTTATTGCCTTCTACTGCAGACCGTGGATACTATTCAGTGGAGACTGTTTCATTATTAGTGGCTCTCAAAGTTCGTTATAGAGACAGAATTACAATATTGAGAGGAAATCACGAGAGCAGACAAATCACTCAAGTGTGAGTTTCTATTCCCCGAACCAGAAAAATCTTACTGCAGTTGCCCATACCTAGTTTCAGCATAGTACTTCTGTATTGCACAATTACTGCAAGACATATGGACATTATATTGTAATTCTGTTTAAACAATTGAGTTGAAAATTGATCGTCTCCAGACACGAGCATACTCTGTGGTCAAaaggcactaacaattatccactGTTGGAAGATTAATCCATATGCTATTTTGTTATCTCCTGGCTGTGACTTTACTTTTTCTCAGTACCCAGCCCAGTAAAACATTTTGGCAATCTTTACTTTTAAGTAACTTGGCTATTTATTCAAGATTCCTGTCTAAACCTGAATCTCTTTCTTTTGTCCTTAAGCACAAACATGATAGTACTTAAATATTGTTGGCAAGCCTTTGACCAACGATTATGCTACTATTATGTAATATACATGATACAAAATCATAACCATAAGCAAGTTAATATGAATATTATGACATCAAATTTTAGCACATAGGATATATACTTATAAAGTATTTGTTTGTCAAAGGCTTGTCATAACAAAACAAAATACACCACCTATTTTGAAATGGAGGGATTATATTTTCTTTCTGATCCGCTATATACTTTAATTTGAATAAAGTTAGTTGTGTAAGTATTATGCATTTAAACCTTGTTTGGGTTTTCACTTGTTAACTCTGATTTAGGTTTGTTACATGGGATTTTGATGGATTAGATGTGCATGTTTAGGTGCACCTTAGGGCCATGCCGATGGCAATTTTGTGACTAAAACCCTAAAAGATGAAGAAATCATTTGCTGTGGCTGATTGCTCCCCTGGATCTCTTCAATGGTAAATGGCCCATTTGGAAATTCAGATGTAGCAATAAAATATATGGTTTCCCTTCGCTCTCTCCCTAGATCACACTGACTTATGCAATGTAAGTCATCTTTTATGCTGATTTACTCCATGAGGTGATGGCTGGCTTTGGTCTGAAAATGTTATTCCAAGAACTAGCAGTTATATGATAGTTTAAGCTCTAGATGATGTGTTAGGCTGCATCTGGCTATTTCCTATAATGCAAGCACTCCTGCCAAcacctgagtcagggagtttcttGACACTGAGTTTTTGGTTACAGGTATGGCTTCTACGATGAATGCTTGCGGAAGTATGGAAATGCAAACGTTTGGAAGTACTTCACGGATTTGTTTGATTATTTGCCTCTCACAGCTCTTATAGAAAATCAGGTCTATTCTTTTCACCAAGTGGTCGGTTTGCTCTGTCAATATGGACATAGCATTCCTTTCCTTTCCATGTACGCCTGGTAAAAGAGGAAATTCTATTTTGTAGGTATTCTGCCTCCATGGTGGTCTCTCTCCATCATTGGATACATTGGACAATATTCGCTCTCTTGATCGCATACAAGAGGTACACAAAATTTACAATGAACTTTGAGCTAGTGCCTAATTTTGGACCATTTTATGCACGCAGTTTGTTGATTTAAAACTACTTGATAGACAATGTTTGCCTTTCCTGGAAGGTAATGATAGCTCTTTAACAGAACCATCGGTATTAGACTTTTGAAGCAATATGTAGAGATCACAGTCGATCGTCAGGATTGAGAAAAGGAGATCGTGTGCAGCTTCTCTTTTTCTAGCATTGAATGTGATTTCACAGTTTATCTTgcatatatgcatggcacatggCATCCAGAAACCTTCATCTGATATGATTATTTTTCATCAGTGTGCTATATGTATCCTGAGCAAATATTAGCAATGTTTGGTCTAAGAAGATGCAACACATCGcttatttgtgatgtacaattggATATTCACCAAGATGCAGTGTGTGTACCATGGGAAATGGACTAAGAATTAAAGTAAACTAGAAACTTCTGGATTTAAGAACGACTTCTGTAAGTTCTCAACTAGTTGCAGTTATGTGGTCTGAGGTTTAACCGTGTTTCACTGTTTTCCAGTCCTTTGTGAATATTGTTTGCTAGTTCAGTTTCAGCGAAAAAGTGACCTAAGAattgaaacctgcaatatgtttgCAGGTTGCTAGACAGTTTTGCCTGTATCGATTGTTGATCTTACAATGCATGAAGTCGACCTTATGGCACCTTTGGGTTTAAGAATTAATGAATTATTGTGGCGTGCACGCGTGTGCTGTATTCTGCAATTTGGTCAACTCTTCATTAATATTTTGCTAAACAATGGCTGTAGGTCCCGCATGAAGGTCCCATGTGTGATCTATTGTGGTCTGACCCAGATGACCGATGCGGATGGGGGATTTCGCCAAGAGGAGCAGGGTACACATTTGGACAAGATATTGCACAACAATTCAACCATACAAATGGACTTAGCCTTATTTCAAGGGCCCATCAACTTGTG
It includes:
- the LOC127313282 gene encoding serine/threonine-protein phosphatase PP2A-1 catalytic subunit codes for the protein MPSHSDLDRQISQLRDCKYLPDAEVKALCDQAKAILMEEWNVQPVRCPVTVCGDIHGQFYDLIELFRIGGDTPDTNYLFMGDYVDRGYYSVETVSLLVALKVRYRDRITILRGNHESRQITQVYGFYDECLRKYGNANVWKYFTDLFDYLPLTALIENQVFCLHGGLSPSLDTLDNIRSLDRIQEVPHEGPMCDLLWSDPDDRCGWGISPRGAGYTFGQDIAQQFNHTNGLSLISRAHQLVMEGFNWAQEKNVVTVFSAPNYCYRCGNMAAILEIGENMDQNFLQFDPAPRQIEPDTTRKTPDYFL